The genomic DNA TCAGAAGGCACAGATTGATTTTCACTGCTACGCAGACAATACACACATTTGCATTCCTGTGTCACCAGAAGATTTTGGCTCCACGGATaaattattagactgtattagtgatttaaatactcGGATGGTTCACAACTTCCTCAAGCTAAATCAACACAAGACGAGGTacttattgttggagccaaagcacagagaaAATCAAGCTGCACATTTTAACTCACTGGCAATACAAATAAACACCAGGTACATAACATAGGTGTTGTTTTAGATTCTGAAAAACATGTTgaatcacacattaggaatgtgaccaaaatagctttttttttacCACCTAaggaacattgccaaggtgcGACCATttctctcaggctgatacagagagactgtAATGCtatcctgtctggtctaccttagaaagccattggtcaactgcaaaacatacagaatgcagCAGcgtgggtactgaccaagaccagacggagagctggttttaaggtctctgcactggctgcctatTAGTTTTAAAATTCATTTTAAGATAAttctattgtttaaaaaaaaatcaatccacaattgtgcaccccaatacatgtcagacatgcatttaagttatgtacccagtaggtccctcaggtcctctggcactggccttttaactatcccaaagcctaggaccaagaggcaggCAGCtgttagttattatgcccccagcctctggaatagcgtACCTGAGGGGGGCTGAAACTGTAGACATAAAGAGTTCTTAAAACACATCTTTTCAGCTTTGCCTCTCCTTAGGGTGCTTTTTGGTTGTTTAGTTTGTCATTCTTTTTGTTTTTTAtcatgtttgttgtgtagtaaatacttcagcttttattttcatttgttttttcCTGTAAAGCACACCacattgcattccatgtctgaaatgtgctttataaagcttgatttgatctGTTACAGTGGCTAGATTGAGCTAACTAGTAGTTCTCCCCTTCCTCTGATTTGGTATGTTGTTCTGCACAGCTTTTTGATGGGAGTGGACGGTCATGTCAGTCAAGGTCCTTGGTTTGCATCTGTCCTCACATTGAAGACATCTGCGCCACTAAGGTAGGTTGAAAATCCTTTTGTCTATAAAGGGTTTGTTCTCTGGTGCACTTTCAGACTCTCTTTGCAGTTCCCTTAGGCACCATTTGTTATAAATGCACTACAAGCTCAACTTTCACTCATTCTGCCTGCGTGTGCTCTAACAGAGCAGagcccaagaagaagaagaaagtggACCCTCGTAGAGAgcagatggtgagagagagactgaagaagaAATTGAAGAAGCTGGAGAGAGTTCCTCCTGAGCTCATTCCCATTGAAGACTTCACAACCCCAGCCAAATACATGGACGAGACCAGGTATGGCTCACCCACCTTTAGTGTTTAAATTAATGGAGTGGCTGACATTCCCATACAAAATCTGGGCACCACCATGAGTTACTATGGTGGGCACACCCTACCATTGAAGTAGGCACATCCATAAGCTTGGAATATTTACTGTTGCTTCACCCCCAACAGTCAATAGTGGCTTAGTTTGAACCCTGCTTACCATAGTGATCTCCAGCAATAGTCTTAGAAACACACCAAAATCAGCTGATGGATTGAAATTGAGTATGATGCTGTGCTTAACTGATTGTTCTGTTGAGTGACACACTATTAGTGCAATCCAAATGAATTTCGCTGTCCTAATGTACACCTGAATAGGTCCCTACtctatttgtttgtttttcctaGGGTGCGTGGTGCTGCTCAGCTTCCCTTTGAGGAGAGTGAACGTCGGGCTCTACTGCTGAAGGAGTGGTCCCGCTACAAACAGGTAAATGTGATCTTGTAAGCCATTGTTGGTTTAAACTATCACTACAGTCATATTTGGAAGCAGAAATCAGTGAGCAGCCATTGACAGTACCTTCTTTGTAGACATTTTGATATACCCAGTTTCTGTGCCACATTTTGACTTTCTGCAGACCCAACACCGGGCAGAGATGGAGGCAGTAGGCCTGGCTGTGGAGGCCCAGAGGGAGGCTCTGGAGGAGCTGAGGCTGGAGTCAGAGGAGCTCTACCAGGCAGCACTGAGGCCAGACCCCTTGCTCTTCCCCTTCAACCACCAGGGACCCAGCTACACACCGCCCAAGGCCCAGTATGAGGCACCTGAAGGCAAATACAACAACATCACCAAAGTCTACACCCAGTGAGAGGGTGGCAGCATTAACATTGTGAGCATAACATGTGTTGACATGGTTATTACATCCCCTGGTCTTTACATGATTTGGACAGACTAAATATTTGACGAGCATGTTCATGAAAATAGTTTAGACATGAAAGCTAGAACAACCTCCCTGCCACCAATAGTGGATGGATGTCTCATTCAAAGGGTATTTCAACCGCTTACCGACCAGAGGACCATGACCCCGTCATATTCATCGTATTGACAACTGCCCTGTCATGGAACAAGTTTCAATTCACACTCATAAAGTGATTCACATTCTGTACTGTATTGTTACATTCATAAACGTCATAGTTTAAATACAACCAGTAAGTAAAACATACCAGAGGGTTGAAAAAGGATTCACTTTTTCATGTATTTTTATTATATACATTTGAATgtatataacagactgtagaTGAGGTATCCTGTGAACTAATAAAGACAAAGAGCCCATGTAATGGTGTTACAGAAACACTGGCCTCCATTTCAATAGGTAGAGAAACATACAAGCGCTCACTTGAGTCTTTCCACACAATGACCTAGACAGTATAAAAAAAAGTCAGACCACTGGTGCAACCCAGAATACTGTATGGTATGGTGCTGTTACCCTTATGCCAATACAGTAATTATTTTCACCAAAATACACTCACCGGCCAGTttgttaggtacaccaccccgttcatgaaaatggatcgctcctacagTCACCTGGCCGTGGCTTGTTATATAAAGCAGACAGGCTTCGAAGCTTttagttactgttcgattgaacgttagaatgggcaaaacaagtgatCTAAGTGACTGAGTGTGgcatgatcgtcggtgccaggcgcgCCGGACTCTGTATCAGAAATGGccgccctcctgggcttttcactcACAAGTGtttagggtttaccgagaatggtgcaacaaacaaaaaacatgcaGTCCTGTGGGAGAAAACAGCTCGTTAATGAGAGAGATCGAAGAAAGGCAAGAATCATCCAAGCTAACAGGCGGTCCACAAAGGGACAAAtaacagtacagtgcagtacaacagtaatatgcagaacggcatctcggaacgaaCAACTCATtgatccttgtcacggatgggctattgtagcagactgccacaccgggttccactcctatcagataaaaacaagaaatggctccagtgggcacacaGTCACCAACACTTGAAAATTGAGCAGTGGAAATCATTGCCTGGAACATGACAGCGAGGTCAGTTTACTTGAGTGGCCTGcccagtccccagacctcaacccaatagaccATCTTAGGGATGAGCAGGAACGAGCTGTTTTGTAACATTAAATGTACCGccatccaatctgcagcaactgtgcGATGCCATCGCGTCatcatggaccaacatccctgtggaatgtttcagacaccttgtagaatgccccaaagaattcaggctgcTCTGGAGGCAAGGGGGgtcctaataaactggccagtgAGTGGATATCATTGCTCAGTATATTGCTCACGCATATCTTAATTTGTATAACTTATGGAAAGAATAGAAAGCACATTTTCACAATCAATACTTGTGTTATTGATCTCGGTGTAGAACGCTGTGACTTTCAAGTGTAACagttgcagagcaaggggaacaactacttcaaggtctcagagcgagtgacatcaccgattgaaacgctattagcaccccgctaactagctagccatttcacatcggttacacaagcAGTAGAGGTACACTCTCCTAATACCATTGGAGTACACTGGACACCTCTGGGAAGAAACCATTTATGACAGAGTGGTTCTGGTGGTCCTGGAGAGCAGGCTTTTCCCCAGACAACTGAACTAAACTAAACAAAAAGCCTTCACACCCTCTGCAGGGGGCATATTCAGCTAagttacagaacattcagatgTAATACATTGTGTAGAACAGACATTCTGTCATGAACAAATACAACTTTTACCAGCTCTATACATAACAATTATAGATGCAATGTCAATATATTAGTCTGAATTAGCCACAGGGTCCTGGTTTACTAGCCACAACTATACTGTGATTTAGTTTGTAACTCTACTGTGATTTAGTTTACGTAACTAAACAGACCTTCGATGCTACATTGTGGTTGGTTTGGCCATGGCAGTGTTAACTCGGGATGGTTAAGACTGGGAATCCAGGGGCTTCCCCTAGTGCAGGGCCATGTGCCAGTCTCTGGGCGGATCTCGTCTCAGGTCCCACACAGGGGTGAACTTTCTCTGCTCCACCATCCGGTTCCTCTCACTCTGCTGTAATGACTCCCGGGGTAAGGGGAGGACAGTCAGAGTTGGTTTGGGGACAGTGCAAGAGAGATCTTTCACAATTTCCTGTTTATAAGCAAACTGTAGCCAATATTTCTGGATGTTGATGGCATTTGCCCTGTAAATGCAGGATTGCTGGTTCCTGTGCTGCTTAGGCCGTTTCAGTGATGATGATTGAGTGCTCAACTGTACCTTGGTCTCTGGACTTGGGTTCTTCTCCCACTCTCGACATGTGTAGTAGTCTTCCTTCCACTGCCAGCAGGAGGGGGATGTGCCATGCGTATAGTAGTTATGGAAACGGTTCCACAGGCTTTTGCAGGGTCTGAATTCACGCCAGTAGTCATCACAGGTCCGGGGTGGCTAGGGAGATTATAATTACAGGTAATTAGTAGACTTGGGTGGCATACCGTATAAcgaggtatttggaaatagccatggGATGGTTTTACAATACCGTCAAAACGATTTCTTCGTTTTTGTTATTATAAATGTGAATATTTGTTGGTACTTTCTAAGTAAATACCTGAAGTCAAATTGTGCAATATGTTAGGAGATAAAGAAGATCGCGTTCATTTCACCTGCCACATAATTTTTCATTATTAATCTTACCGaccgaggtaaagacagtttTAAATTCGATATTCGCgctttcaaaccacttgagccacagactccaaataagtgtcatgatgttggaaaaattgcGCACAACATTGCACAAGTTTTATTTTCACGATTTAGACATGAATGTGCTTTCCAaagctaataaacatgtggaactgtGAGCAGCGTTTCGTATTCCTAGTTGAATTAGTTAGGGAGCGTGAACAAAGTACAAACTTTTTTTACAttaaaatttcaatagctccttggtcatgtgacatacttacttcaaacaaggttcagaatgtccactgactactcttctatattgcacaccctttagtttgtcaatTTTCATCTCACAAGATTTTGTGTGAATTTTTCAAAATgtagaatttcaatagctccttagTCATGTGACCtggtgacttcaaacaaggttcagaatgtccactcagtgggcctacacattgcacaccctttagtttgtccattttctttATCTCACATGGTTTCCCATCAATTTTTCCAAATttagaatttcaatagctccttggtcttgTGACTAACTGACCTCACAAGGTTCATAATGTCCACTGACCATACCTTCATATTGCACACTCTGATGTTTGTCTACTTTCATCTCATGCTATTAGACTTAAATCTGTAAGCTTTGCAGAACTTCATTTTACATGGGTGTTTAAAAATAAAACTTTTCCATCCTCGCAATAGCTATCTTTCACATGGACACTGAAAAGATCTGCAAATAGCTGTATGTGGTATGGATCAAGGACAGGAGCGGTGTTCATACAGAGGTGCTTAAAGGAAGGAGCACAGGTAGGCCTTATGAAAAACAGAGTTTCATATGCTCTTTTTAATCACAGTAATAGGCAGTGATTTGTCAGTCACAGTGAGCTTGATAACGTGAAAGAATCCTTTTTATAGCATCActttcatatactgtacattaagaCAAATCCTTCTACGTTGAGTATTAGAACTCAGTTTACATAACCTGATAATGACTTGATACTTGAGTGCATTCACAACAAGCCAGGTGAGGACAACTTACAAAATGCAATATTGCATTTGAGGGTTCGTTTTTTCTAATGAAAATAGTTATTTGATGCATGGCCTACTATTTCTAACTGGGAAAATAAATTCCTATGTCTTTTGTGAGTAAAATCCTTTTTCCAAAATTGATTTAGGTACATTT from Oncorhynchus clarkii lewisi isolate Uvic-CL-2024 chromosome 30, UVic_Ocla_1.0, whole genome shotgun sequence includes the following:
- the c30h22orf39 gene encoding synaptic plasticity regulator PANTS, with translation MKPPRTCDDYWREFRPCKSLWNRFHNYYTHGTSPSCWQWKEDYYTCREWEKNPSPETKSLQQSERNRMVEQRKFTPVWDLRRDPPRDWHMALH
- the LOC139389947 gene encoding large ribosomal subunit protein mL40; amino-acid sequence: MSIVISRALCRVLSRQTAVPTNVSFLMGVDGHVSQGPWFASVLTLKTSAPLRAEPKKKKKVDPRREQMVRERLKKKLKKLERVPPELIPIEDFTTPAKYMDETRVRGAAQLPFEESERRALLLKEWSRYKQTQHRAEMEAVGLAVEAQREALEELRLESEELYQAALRPDPLLFPFNHQGPSYTPPKAQYEAPEGKYNNITKVYTQ